A region of Paenibacillus sp. JNUCC-31 DNA encodes the following proteins:
- a CDS encoding sigma-70 family RNA polymerase sigma factor codes for MNDKELIPWLEKAVQGDESAFQLVYQATHQDVYRTVAFLVYNKQEIEDIVSEVYMRMWRSFHNYDPNRPFRLWLHGITVRLVQDWKRKTWRRMRLFERNRQMTCEPQFDWTDKAVLQSEMQHELFNLVRQLSYKLRVVVILRYFHDYTLEEIADMLQIPVGTVKSRHHLARKELRKRFELTGGDAYVH; via the coding sequence ATGAATGATAAAGAGTTAATTCCGTGGCTTGAAAAAGCGGTGCAAGGCGACGAGTCGGCTTTTCAGCTTGTCTATCAGGCGACTCACCAAGACGTCTATCGTACAGTAGCTTTTCTCGTCTACAACAAACAGGAAATTGAGGATATTGTGAGTGAAGTTTACATGCGCATGTGGCGGTCATTTCACAACTACGACCCGAATCGGCCGTTTCGGTTATGGTTGCACGGAATTACTGTCCGTCTTGTCCAGGATTGGAAACGAAAGACCTGGCGGCGAATGCGTCTCTTTGAACGAAACCGCCAGATGACTTGTGAACCACAGTTCGACTGGACGGACAAAGCTGTCCTGCAGTCTGAAATGCAGCATGAACTGTTCAACCTTGTCCGCCAGTTGTCTTATAAACTACGTGTCGTCGTCATCCTGCGCTATTTTCACGACTATACTCTGGAAGAAATTGCAGACATGCTGCAGATTCCCGTGGGCACAGTGAAATCCAGACATCATCTTGCGCGGAAAGAACTCCGTAAACGATTCGAATTGACGGGAGGAGACGCGTATGTCCATTGA
- a CDS encoding TetR/AcrR family transcriptional regulator: MFIVNSESQPASLKIPREELNRRRILASARELFIKNGVDNVNMHQIAKNAGVGQASLYRRYSDKGDICQEIAREEYQPLFDEVQAFLDRPPETAALDRLYHVIVRYVSFLEAKVPWLCEVSRASTGHRPLQSPLCQWMRNISRNLLNEAVERGDVSGVDIPYTIEALLAVLHNIDYHLQDEGFTSQRVLDGLQRIFIEGLKAHRH, from the coding sequence ATGTTTATAGTGAATTCAGAATCGCAACCTGCCTCTCTGAAAATTCCCAGAGAGGAGTTAAACCGAAGACGAATTTTAGCGTCAGCTAGAGAACTTTTCATCAAAAACGGTGTTGACAATGTCAATATGCATCAGATTGCGAAGAATGCTGGAGTCGGACAAGCAAGCTTATACCGCCGCTACTCAGATAAGGGCGACATCTGTCAGGAGATCGCACGTGAAGAATACCAACCCTTGTTTGATGAAGTTCAAGCATTTCTTGATCGACCCCCGGAAACCGCTGCCTTGGACCGACTCTACCACGTAATCGTAAGATATGTTTCTTTTTTAGAGGCGAAAGTTCCTTGGCTCTGTGAGGTCAGTCGGGCCTCAACCGGGCATCGTCCGCTACAATCTCCGTTATGCCAATGGATGCGCAATATAAGTAGAAATCTGCTAAATGAGGCGGTTGAACGAGGAGACGTATCCGGGGTGGACATTCCATATACCATTGAAGCCCTGCTGGCCGTGCTTCACAATATCGATTACCATCTCCAAGATGAAGGCTTTACGAGCCAACGAGTTCTTGATGGTTTACAACGTATATTTATTGAGGGTTTAAAAGCTCATAGACATTAA
- a CDS encoding MFS transporter, whose amino-acid sequence MDTQSMALSGNERKLMGTLCLLIIFGNINMTMFNLAIPSISADFALTSSQVSWVMVGYSILMAIGAGTYGKLTESFSFRQLYVIGLILFAFGSMIGFFAASYLQVIIGRLMQAAGASSISPLSYAAVTLYFKPAVKGRVLGTLSATIAFASGFGPVFGGFVEQYFGWRALFIVSSLSLFVIPLVFKYVPSKKHDRGSFDILGAVLFSAGLAFVMLGVTNYWFMLIAGAAVLLWFGTHIQKKEHPFIDASFMKNAPYRRILGIGFLTFVCNTGLTFTLPVMMKNSFHLPTSKIGLLMLPGAACAALLGSRIGGWTDRFGSSRVLVISQSLVISGFILLGVSVHLPPWIDALLIIILMIGFNGVLTSSSNLVSTTLRSAELGVGMGIFTLAYLLGGAFGPALVGRLIDLKMPFSVVYFTIALLAIQTYLLARKANPSGSYGN is encoded by the coding sequence GCTTTATCCGGTAATGAGCGGAAATTAATGGGGACACTTTGCTTACTCATTATTTTCGGAAACATCAATATGACCATGTTTAACTTGGCTATACCGTCGATTTCCGCTGACTTTGCTCTGACCTCCTCGCAAGTAAGCTGGGTCATGGTCGGATATAGCATTTTGATGGCCATCGGCGCCGGTACTTACGGCAAGTTAACGGAGTCCTTTTCCTTCCGTCAGCTGTATGTCATTGGTTTAATCCTTTTTGCTTTCGGCTCTATGATCGGCTTCTTTGCAGCTTCATACTTGCAAGTCATTATTGGGAGATTAATGCAAGCAGCAGGGGCTTCGTCCATCTCGCCCCTGTCTTATGCGGCAGTAACCCTATATTTTAAGCCTGCCGTCAAGGGACGGGTACTGGGAACGTTGTCCGCCACAATTGCCTTTGCTTCCGGCTTCGGGCCTGTGTTCGGCGGTTTCGTGGAGCAATACTTTGGCTGGCGCGCTTTGTTCATCGTGTCCAGTCTAAGCCTATTTGTTATCCCTTTGGTATTCAAATATGTCCCAAGCAAGAAACACGACCGCGGTTCATTCGATATTCTCGGAGCTGTTTTGTTCTCCGCCGGACTGGCGTTTGTAATGCTAGGGGTTACGAACTATTGGTTTATGCTCATTGCAGGAGCAGCAGTTCTTCTATGGTTCGGTACTCATATTCAGAAAAAAGAACATCCATTTATCGATGCATCTTTCATGAAAAATGCTCCTTACCGACGAATTCTAGGGATTGGATTCCTTACCTTCGTATGCAACACGGGGTTAACCTTTACTCTTCCTGTCATGATGAAGAATTCCTTTCATTTACCAACTAGTAAAATCGGTCTGCTGATGCTTCCCGGTGCCGCCTGTGCAGCCTTGCTCGGATCCCGGATCGGAGGTTGGACGGATCGTTTCGGAAGCTCCCGCGTGCTTGTCATATCGCAAAGTCTCGTCATCAGCGGATTTATACTACTGGGGGTATCCGTGCATTTGCCGCCATGGATCGACGCTTTATTGATCATTATCCTTATGATTGGATTCAACGGTGTCCTCACCTCTAGCAGCAATTTAGTTTCGACGACACTCCGTTCGGCTGAGCTGGGTGTGGGGATGGGTATTTTCACACTGGCCTATCTCCTAGGCGGAGCATTCGGCCCTGCGCTGGTCGGCCGACTGATTGATCTAAAGATGCCCTTTTCCGTTGTTTATTTTACCATTGCCCTGTTGGCAATCCAGACATACTTATTAGCAAGAAAAGCAAATCCTAGCGGAAGCTATGGTAATTAG
- a CDS encoding amidase — MSKLNFQLSFAAIHELAEGIRSREISPVEITEHALHRIERLNPKLNVFVTQTSELAIEQAKQSERDIMHGRYKGPLHGIPIVHKDLYYTKGIRTTAGSKILNSFVPDYDSTVATKLHEAGTVLLGKVQTHEFAAGLTTTSPHFGPCLNPWNTELVTGGSSGGSASALAAGLAYLGTGSDTGGSIRIPAALCGVVGMKPTYGRVSRYGIIPMAWSLDHSGPLTRSVMDASLCLDVMSGFDPKDESTVDLPAPGIKMYPNGLRGVRIGLPTSYYYEDLMPEVEAAMKAAINKFRELGAEIIEVSLPLIKHVRSATMAIMMAEMYSYHEKWVESELEQYGPDVRMFLESSRDIPASIYLQSQRARQLIVNDFLNALSGIDILLTPATPITAPRADDDASVFRLNSFTVPTNLTGLPSLSMPCGFSPSGLPINMQLIGRPFEEATVLGIGNTYEMNTDWHKRHPDL, encoded by the coding sequence ATGAGTAAATTAAATTTCCAACTGTCCTTTGCTGCTATTCATGAGCTGGCCGAGGGGATCCGATCAAGGGAAATATCCCCGGTAGAGATTACAGAACATGCGCTTCACCGCATCGAACGTTTGAATCCGAAACTGAACGTTTTCGTTACCCAAACGTCCGAACTGGCGATTGAACAAGCGAAGCAATCGGAACGCGATATTATGCATGGTCGGTACAAAGGGCCCCTTCACGGGATTCCCATCGTTCATAAGGATCTATATTACACTAAAGGGATCCGAACAACTGCCGGTTCAAAAATATTGAACAGCTTCGTCCCCGATTACGATTCGACGGTTGCAACTAAGCTACATGAGGCTGGAACAGTTCTGCTAGGCAAAGTACAGACTCACGAGTTCGCTGCGGGATTGACAACAACTAGCCCGCACTTCGGTCCTTGCCTCAATCCGTGGAACACTGAACTTGTAACGGGAGGTTCAAGCGGCGGCTCGGCTTCTGCTTTGGCGGCTGGACTTGCTTATCTGGGCACAGGCTCGGATACCGGAGGTTCGATCCGCATACCCGCTGCATTGTGCGGCGTCGTAGGAATGAAGCCGACGTACGGTCGGGTCAGCCGGTATGGTATCATTCCAATGGCCTGGTCATTGGACCACTCGGGTCCGTTGACCCGAAGCGTCATGGATGCGTCCCTGTGCTTGGATGTGATGTCAGGCTTCGATCCGAAGGATGAATCGACGGTCGACCTGCCTGCGCCAGGTATCAAGATGTATCCGAATGGTCTCAGGGGTGTACGTATCGGATTGCCGACAAGCTACTATTACGAGGATTTGATGCCGGAAGTGGAAGCTGCGATGAAGGCCGCTATCAATAAATTCCGAGAACTGGGAGCAGAAATCATCGAAGTTAGCCTGCCCCTGATCAAACATGTTAGAAGTGCGACGATGGCCATTATGATGGCGGAAATGTACTCGTACCACGAGAAGTGGGTTGAGTCAGAATTGGAACAGTATGGACCGGACGTCCGAATGTTTCTTGAAAGCAGTAGAGATATTCCGGCTTCCATTTACCTTCAGTCTCAGCGGGCCCGGCAACTAATTGTCAATGATTTTTTGAATGCATTGTCCGGAATCGATATCTTGTTGACGCCGGCAACACCGATCACTGCGCCGCGTGCAGATGATGATGCTAGTGTATTCAGATTGAACTCATTTACGGTTCCGACCAATTTGACTGGCTTGCCTAGCCTGAGCATGCCTTGCGGCTTCTCACCTTCCGGTCTGCCGATTAATATGCAATTGATTGGCCGCCCCTTCGAAGAAGCGACAGTACTAGGTATCGGCAATACTTATGAGATGAATACCGACTGGCACAAGAGACATCCGGATTTGTAA
- a CDS encoding sugar O-acetyltransferase: MKTEKQKMIDGELYKSWDPELTRDRAYARQMTRMYNLTTETDGERRVEILRKLLGSTGEHLGMEPNIRFDYGYNIHVGEHFYTNFDCTILDVCEVRIGNHCMFGPGVHIYTATHPLDPMERNKGPEYGKPVNIGNNVWIGGRAIINPGVTIGNNVVIASGAVVTKDVPDYMVVGGNPARVIKQIEETHAV, encoded by the coding sequence ATGAAAACAGAAAAACAAAAAATGATTGATGGAGAATTGTACAAGTCTTGGGATCCAGAACTTACACGTGACCGGGCATATGCCAGACAAATGACACGAATGTATAATCTGACCACTGAAACGGATGGTGAACGAAGAGTAGAAATACTTAGAAAATTGCTCGGATCTACAGGCGAACACTTAGGTATGGAACCCAATATTCGTTTTGACTACGGTTATAACATCCATGTGGGTGAACACTTTTATACTAACTTTGATTGCACAATTCTGGATGTATGTGAGGTTCGAATCGGTAATCATTGTATGTTTGGCCCAGGTGTTCATATATACACGGCTACACATCCGCTGGATCCCATGGAAAGAAATAAAGGACCGGAATATGGAAAGCCAGTAAACATCGGAAATAATGTATGGATCGGTGGTCGAGCAATCATCAATCCAGGTGTAACCATAGGTAATAATGTCGTCATTGCCTCTGGAGCAGTTGTAACTAAGGACGTTCCGGACTACATGGTAGTTGGTGGCAATCCGGCGAGAGTAATTAAACAAATTGAAGAGACTCATGCTGTTTAA
- a CDS encoding ferritin family protein, with translation MYLSYPYYYRSPFTPIWAISTIEAIELIKEAVQGERNDELFYDSLIKLAPNSYQAEIIEGIRNDERGHNQMFRQMYTDFTGQKIMEASNEKAEPVESYILGLQKAFQGELAAIEKYRSIWFGLPQGIYKDTLWGIITDEQKHADKYNNLLIYNLSR, from the coding sequence ATGTATTTATCTTATCCCTATTACTACAGATCCCCCTTTACACCCATTTGGGCCATATCCACAATCGAAGCCATCGAATTGATTAAGGAGGCCGTTCAAGGAGAACGGAACGATGAATTGTTTTACGACTCTCTAATCAAACTTGCCCCAAATTCTTATCAAGCCGAAATTATCGAAGGAATTAGAAATGATGAACGTGGGCACAATCAAATGTTTCGACAAATGTATACGGATTTCACAGGACAAAAAATTATGGAAGCGAGCAATGAAAAAGCGGAGCCAGTTGAATCTTATATTTTGGGATTACAAAAAGCTTTTCAAGGTGAATTAGCCGCAATTGAGAAGTACAGAAGTATTTGGTTCGGACTCCCGCAGGGCATATATAAAGATACCCTGTGGGGTATTATTACCGACGAACAAAAACACGCAGATAAGTATAATAATTTATTAATATATAATCTATCACGATGA